In Ogataea parapolymorpha DL-1 chromosome I, whole genome shotgun sequence, the following are encoded in one genomic region:
- a CDS encoding Protein that interacts with mitotic cyclin Clb2p, with the protein MSEPIKKGNIAQAPTPHNTPASVSGSYLKNAPLPTIPSTIKEDDELRKKLLANPAILSMIEGKLNTLVGTDSGYVKALPPKIKNRLYGLKALQQKQFKLEAEFQMELLNLEKKYHEKHQPIFEKRKKLVTGSLEPAPEEIEEGQALMGEEEDEEEEADETKTEIDESLKDVKGVPSFWLTAMENLGPIAELITDRDSEALNHLIDIRLEYFDALGFRLVFEFEENDYFTNKELVKTYYYQKELGYSRDFVYDHAEGCDIKWKDNDHNLTITVEKRKQRNKHTKQVRTIEKLTAVDSFFNFFNPPQPPKSKEEQEEAEEEEEEEEEEEEEEDLEQRLQLDYEIGELFKDKLLPRAIDWFTGQALEYEYDDGEDEDYEEEEEDSEADESDADEEEEEEGAGQAGTAKAQQPAECKQQ; encoded by the coding sequence ATGTCTGAGCCTATCAAGAAGGGTAACATTGCCCAGGCACCTACTCCGCACAACACACCGGCCTCTGTGAGTGGATCCTATCTGAAGAATGCTCCATTGCCTACAATCCCGTCCACAATAAAGGAGGACGATGAGCTACGCAAAAAACTGCTGGCCAACCCTGCCATTTTGTCGATGATCGAGGGTAAGCTGAACACGCTTGTTGGTACGGACTCGGGCTATGTGAAGGCGCTTCCTCCGAAGATCAAAAACCGTTTGTACGGACTGAAGGCCTTGCAACAGAAACAATTCAAGCTGGAGGCGGAATTTCAAATGGAGCTTTTGAATCTCGAGAAGAAGTACCACGAGAAGCACCAGCCgatttttgaaaagagaaagaagctcGTCACAGGCTCGCTGGAGCCTGCTCCAgaagagatcgaggaggGTCAGGCCCTGATGGgtgaggaagaggacgaggaagaggaggcAGACGAGACCAAAACAGAGATCGACGAGAGTTTGAAGGACGTCAAGGGCGTGCCAAGCTTCTGGCTCACGGCCATGGAAAACCTGGGTCCGATCGCCGAGCTGATCACGGACCGGGACTCGGAGGCCTTGAACCACCTGATCGACATTCGACTGGAGTATTTCGATGCTCTGGGATTCAGACTGGTGTTcgagtttgaggaaaaCGACTACTTCAccaacaaggagcttgtgAAGACTTACTACTACCAGAAGGAGCTCGGGTACTCGCGGGACTTTGTCTACGACCACGCAGAGGGCTGCGACATCAAATGGAAGGACAACGACCACAACCTCACGATCACGGTCGAGAAGCGGAAACAGAGAAACAAGCACACGAAGCAAGTGAGAAcgatcgagaagctgaCGGCCGTGGACTCgttcttcaacttcttcaaccCGCCACAGCCACCAAAGAgcaaggaggagcaggaagaggccgaggaggaggaagaggaagaggaggaagaggaagaggaggaggatcttgagcagAGACTGCAGCTCGACTACGAGATCGGCGAGCTGTTTAAGGACAAGCTGCTTCCTAGAGCGATTGACTGGTTCACGGGACAGGCGTTGGAGTACGAGTATGACGACGGTGAGGACGAGGActacgaggaggaggaggaggattCTGAGGCAGACGAGAGCGATGcagacgaggaggaggaggaagaaggagCAGGTCAGGCCGGCACCGCCAAGGCGCAGCAGCCGGCCGAGTGCAAGCAGCAGTGA
- a CDS encoding AP-1 complex subunit mu-1, with translation MISAFFVYNGKGEVLISRLFRDGVRRNVCEVFRIQVISKCSDIKSPVLTLGSTSFLHIRHGALWIVAVTRSNVDASIVLEYLHRFVELLKRLFELDNVTEDDVKAHFPLVYEVLDESIESGHVSNLDLSTLRPYLSLQAAETGRFKNSTASGLLAKAGSIRRKSAGKLPQIINAPLDATAASHPWRPQALKYKKNLVQIDLIEDFNLLTTANGFVLRSFVEGRILMDCRLSGIPTCLLGLVHENQNDAYQEFKSSDCTFHQCVNLKDFDEHRIIKFIPPDGKFELLSYRTDVENPPFNVYTTREPYSGGSESSYTVDLESAYPSNVAATNVVVRIPVPPGTSKLRANTETGKCRLVEEENVVQWSLKKMNGGQKHRLQFAVPNTPADAVAAKPPISLSFSIDSYSVGGHKVKFFKVHEPTMNYATVKSVTYLSRAKSYEIRM, from the coding sequence ATGATCAGCGCATTCTTCGTATATAACGGCAAGGGCGAGGTGCTGATCTCGCGGCTGTTCCGTGACGGCGTCCGCCGCAATGTCTGCGAAGTGTTCCGCATCCAGGTCATCTCCAAATGTTCCGATATAAAGTCTCCCGTGCTGACCCTGGGCTCCACTTCGTTTCTGCACATACGTCACGGCGCGCTGTGGATCGTCGCTGTCACGCGTTCCAATGTGGATGCTTCAATTGTTCTCGAGTACCTCCATCGCTttgtggagctgctgaaacggcttttcgagctggacaacgttaccgaggacgacgtcAAGGCCCACTTTCCGCTCGTTTACGAGGTTCTTGACGAGTCCATAGAGTCCGGACATGTCTCCAACTTGGACCTGTCCACTTTGCGGCCGTATTTGTCCTTGCAGGCTGCCGAAACCGGCAGATTTAAAAACAGCACCGCCAGTGGCCTGCTAGCAAAAGCAGGCTCCATCAGACGCAAGTCTGCGGGCAAACTCCCACAGATCATCAACGCTCCGCTCGACGCCACCGCCGCATCGCACCCCTGGCGGCCGCAGGCACTCAAatacaagaaaaacttGGTCCAGATCGACCTCATCGAGGACTTCAACCTGCTCACCACGGCGAACGGTTTTGTACTGCGGTCGTTTGTCGAGGGTCGCATTTTAATGGATTGCCGTCTCTCCGGGATCCCAACGTGTTTGCTGGGCCTCGTCCACGAAAACCAGAACGACGCATACCAAGAATTCAAATCTAGCGACTGTACGTTCCACCAGTGCGTCAACCTCAAAGATTTCGACGAGCACAGAATAATTAAATTTATTCCTCCCGACGGCAAGTTCGAGCTGCTAAGCTATCGCACAGACGTGGAAAACCCGCCGTTCAACGTCTACACCACCAGGGAGCCCTACAGCGGTGGCTCCGAGTCGTCCTACACGGTGGACTTGGAGTCTGCATATCCGTCGAACGTCGCTGCCACTAACGTTGTTGTCCGAATCCCTGTGCCGCCTGGAACGTCGAAATTGCGGGCaaacacagaaactggCAAGTGCCGACTTGTAGAAGAGGAAAACGTGGTGCAATGGAGCctcaagaaaatgaatGGCGGCCAGAAGCACAGGCTGCAGTTTGCCGTGCCCAACACTCCGGCCGACGCTGTGGCTGCCAAGCCGCCGATCTCgctcagcttctcgatcgACTCGTATTCTGTGGGAGGCCACAAAGTtaagtttttcaaagtgCACGAGCCCACCATGAATTACGCCACAGTCAAGAGCGTCACATACCTGTCTAGAGCGAAAAGCTACGAGATCCGTATGTGA